One window from the genome of Hypanus sabinus isolate sHypSab1 chromosome 16, sHypSab1.hap1, whole genome shotgun sequence encodes:
- the LOC132406038 gene encoding uncharacterized protein LOC132406038 isoform X2, with amino-acid sequence MSARSSIKSTPPSDKGSKPTSSKSTQARAKAEAAKVRLCYARQKAVLKMKQATREAEIQKEKAAREAERAAREAKIQKERAAREAETQLEMAKISTELQVLQLEREEKAAMAEAGYIEEPEGSRDLTEARSTLERTRLERTSDYVQYQIDRQAHLPSPYVFNNFPSYEEPQRVTIASHPYEEENLPSRLRDEVKNERTDNAPSPPSQDGGEGEAHSRTTIVSSNCTEVCRQTQSSRSCSKICLTKVYPKEAQQDITKRKVTDETLGQSVFVRTEHGNKLAQSAQDTISLKTKDTKVFRDEANNGVAPLPFREPRQRSPDNKEQAVKWFTSLRKTRKRKPEMQQRTRLTHEVLCTLMAEVTAIINAQSFLPVSSDPENPFILSPSTLLTQKAGAPPPPGDFSDKDLYTKQWRQVQALANQFWPRWRQKYLPLLQQRQKWTEPHRNLQVGDLVLLRDKQIARNSWPTARITATFPSGDGHVRKIELKTTDQGDVKIYQRPVTEVILLLPND; translated from the coding sequence atgtcagctcgatccagcatcaagtcgacgccgcccagcgacaagggcagtaaaccgacatcaagtaagtccacccaggcaagagccaaggcagaagccgccaaggtgcgactgtgTTACGCCAGACaaaaagcagttttgaaaatgaaacaggccaccagagaagccgaaatccagaaagaaaaggctgccagagaagccgaaagggccgccagagaagccaaaatccagaaagaaagggccgccagagaagctgaaacccagttggaaatggcaaaaatatcgacagagttgcaagtgctgcagctagaaagagaagaaaaagctgccatggcggaagcagggtacatagaagaacctgaagggtcgcgtgatctgaccgaagcaagatctactttagaaaggaccagattggaacgcacaagcgactatgtacaatatcaaatagacaggcaggctcatctcccctctccatacgtattcaataacttccccagctacgaggaacctcagagagtcacgattgcatcacatccatacgaggaagaaaatttaccctcgcggctccgtgatgaagtcaagaatgaaagaactgacaacgctccttcacccccatcacaggacggcggggagggagaggctcactccaggacaacaattgtcagctcgaactgtacagaagtttgccgtcaaactcagtcaagccgttcttgttccaagatctgcctcactaaggtgtaccctaaagaagcacaacaagacattaccaagcgtaaagtaaccgacgagacgctaggtcagtcagttttcgttcgaaccgagcacggaaacaaactcgcacaatcagctcaagataccatttctttaaaaaccaaagacaccaaggtcttcagagatgaagcaaataatggggttgccccattgcctttcagagaaccacgccagcgctcaccagataacaaagagcaggcagtcaaatggttcacgtccttacggaaaacccggaaaaggaaacctgagatgcagcaacgcacccgattgacccacgaggtactgtgcaccctaatggcagaggtcacagccattataaacgcacaatcattcctacctgtgtcttctgacccagaaaacccctttatactttcgccatcaacgctccttacgcagaaggcaggagcacctcctccaccaggagacttctcagacaaggatttgtacacaaagcaatggagacaagtccaggctctggcaaatcagttctggcctcgctggagacaaaaatatctacctttgttgcaacagagacaaaagtggacagaaccccacaggaatcttcaagttggagacttagtcctgctcagggacaagcaaatcgcccgcaacagctggccaacggccagaatcactgctacattccctagcggggatggacatgtcaggaagatcgaattgaagactaccgaccaaggcgatgtgaaaatttaccaaaggccagttacagaagttattctacttctacccaatgactga